In Treponema sp. OMZ 798, the following proteins share a genomic window:
- the comJ gene encoding competence protein ComJ, with protein MVTVDILYRQLAIFVADMPNPYNKWSSKSLNQGFAYRKGSVSFDTIEDGEFKIFINEKDNLKINDIIRKIIVPLKTKNGFELGSIISTIKIDAKPGDYSIEYSLYKNKIIHIQIRKEVISPKILIMQDKDDIQDIELFLNEEKA; from the coding sequence ATGGTTACAGTGGATATACTTTATAGGCAACTTGCAATATTTGTTGCCGATATGCCTAATCCTTATAATAAATGGTCATCAAAATCCCTTAATCAAGGTTTCGCATACCGGAAAGGATCTGTTTCATTTGATACAATTGAAGACGGTGAGTTTAAAATATTTATCAATGAAAAAGATAATTTAAAGATTAATGATATAATTCGAAAAATAATTGTTCCGTTAAAAACCAAAAATGGTTTTGAGCTTGGGTCAATTATTTCCACGATTAAAATTGATGCAAAACCAGGAGATTATTCAATTGAATATAGTCTTTATAAAAATAAAATAATTCATATCCAAATACGAAAAGAAGTTATCAGCCCAAAAATACTAATAATGCAAGATAAAGATGATATACAAGATATAGAACTTTTTTTGAATGAAGAAAAAGCTTAA
- a CDS encoding DUF3781 domain-containing protein → MENNSEILYKNSEKIHTTEMGIERIKRNLDLNTQDVVEWCKNKILDKRSLIIRKGKNWYISIDDIMITVNTYSYTIITAHKKKVI, encoded by the coding sequence ATGGAAAACAATTCGGAAATTCTGTATAAAAATTCAGAAAAAATTCATACAACTGAAATGGGTATTGAGCGAATAAAACGTAATCTTGATTTAAATACCCAAGATGTTGTTGAATGGTGTAAAAATAAAATTCTTGATAAGAGAAGTTTAATAATCAGAAAAGGAAAAAATTGGTATATAAGTATTGACGATATTATGATAACCGTTAATACATACAGTTATACAATAATCACAGCCCATAAGAAAAAGGTTATATGA
- a CDS encoding SAP domain-containing protein — MTIKEFENKYWYMSELKALAKSLEIPFDTKIRKDQLEEVIIQFLETGTVNKKNSYRSKSRNKDILNNHSYVENFSNKKETWEFINSEMDKRVRGLKPKSGAKYWLNRWIENKLSNCKKITYNDVICEYIRLNKTEGKLPQIPSCKFNNFISDYLVNEKNATREEALQAWNRLKDMKAKKDYITWKKNKNT, encoded by the coding sequence ATGACAATAAAAGAATTTGAGAATAAATATTGGTACATGAGTGAACTCAAGGCATTAGCAAAATCGCTTGAAATTCCTTTTGATACAAAAATACGAAAGGATCAGCTTGAAGAGGTGATCATTCAATTTTTAGAAACAGGAACTGTAAATAAAAAGAACAGTTATCGGAGTAAAAGCCGGAATAAGGATATATTGAATAATCATAGTTATGTTGAAAATTTTAGCAATAAAAAAGAAACATGGGAATTCATAAATAGTGAAATGGATAAACGAGTTCGGGGATTAAAGCCGAAATCAGGGGCGAAATATTGGCTTAATCGCTGGATTGAAAATAAACTTTCTAATTGCAAAAAAATAACATATAATGATGTCATTTGTGAATATATTCGTTTAAATAAAACTGAAGGAAAACTTCCGCAAATCCCGTCCTGTAAATTTAATAACTTTATAAGCGATTATCTGGTAAATGAAAAAAATGCAACACGAGAAGAGGCTTTGCAAGCATGGAATAGGCTAAAAGATATGAAGGCAAAAAAAGATTATATAACATGGAAAAAGAATAAAAATACATAG
- a CDS encoding PEGA domain-containing protein has product MKKALSAVLMLVMLASILSSCVTKTRVTFNTDTPGADVYINGEYIGKTPVSKKLSNAVWEDPDILIKKDGYQDMHFSVQKEVKTVNLICGLLLWWPSLLWVHGPKGQQYYMLTPMNR; this is encoded by the coding sequence ATGAAAAAGGCTCTATCTGCTGTTTTAATGTTGGTGATGTTGGCATCAATACTATCAAGCTGTGTAACGAAAACTCGTGTTACATTTAACACTGATACACCGGGTGCTGATGTGTATATTAATGGCGAATATATAGGAAAAACTCCTGTTTCAAAAAAATTAAGTAATGCTGTATGGGAAGATCCTGATATTCTTATAAAAAAAGACGGTTATCAAGATATGCACTTCAGTGTTCAAAAGGAAGTAAAAACGGTAAATCTTATTTGCGGTTTATTACTATGGTGGCCGTCATTATTGTGGGTACATGGTCCCAAAGGACAGCAGTATTATATGCTTACTCCTATGAATAGATAA
- a CDS encoding DNA adenine methylase: MTCSPLRYPGGKSKLYGFIEAIIASQDKSINTYIEPFAGGAGIGISLLLNEKVENIIINDLNKGVYSFWRAICTETDKFLSLLEKTSINKETYLIQKNIYQSSNKYSLEYGFSTFFLNRTNYSGILDSGPIGGMEQTGNFKMDARYNKDILAEKIKKISKYKHNIKIYNKDIIIFNNTIVTKTNNAFVYYDPPYYIKGKNLYTNFLEHTDHINIHNSIKSVKQPWILTYDNASEIASIYKDSKAYEFTLSYSVNSKNVRKATELMYMSDSNFIKAIPTTILNKINLKERR, encoded by the coding sequence ATGACTTGTTCGCCATTACGATATCCAGGAGGTAAATCGAAATTATATGGTTTTATCGAAGCAATTATTGCTAGTCAAGATAAAAGTATAAATACATATATTGAACCATTTGCAGGTGGAGCAGGTATTGGCATTTCTTTGCTTTTAAATGAAAAAGTTGAAAATATTATTATAAATGATTTGAATAAAGGTGTTTATTCATTTTGGAGGGCTATTTGTACAGAGACGGATAAATTTCTAAGTCTTTTAGAAAAAACTTCTATAAATAAAGAAACCTATTTAATACAAAAAAACATATATCAATCTTCAAATAAATATTCCTTAGAATATGGATTTTCAACATTCTTCTTAAATCGGACAAATTATTCAGGGATACTTGATAGTGGACCTATTGGTGGTATGGAACAGACCGGAAATTTCAAGATGGATGCACGCTACAATAAAGACATTCTTGCCGAAAAAATAAAAAAAATATCAAAATATAAGCATAATATCAAAATATACAATAAAGATATCATAATTTTTAATAATACTATTGTAACTAAAACAAATAATGCATTTGTTTATTATGATCCACCATATTATATAAAAGGTAAAAATTTGTATACAAATTTCTTAGAACATACGGATCATATAAATATTCATAATTCTATAAAATCTGTAAAACAACCTTGGATATTGACTTATGATAATGCGAGTGAAATTGCAAGTATCTATAAGGATTCAAAGGCTTATGAGTTTACATTATCCTATTCTGTGAATTCGAAAAATGTGCGTAAAGCAACGGAATTAATGTATATGAGTGATTCAAATTTTATAAAAGCTATTCCAACTACTATTCTTAATAAGATAAATTTAAAAGAGAGGAGATAA
- a CDS encoding ATP-binding protein, with protein sequence MDIVSQVSNQDSLVKLVQKGNEIGRIFSIDYENALVLTNDMWKRKVNGVPQNSFLIATNINPDNYSKQAPFDKEIILLRVIGSCKLPQDDDNIRTKLDSIQDATSFVDNTQTFDKLTQNMLQFSGLECRVLGTFYMKNQELQLGSDIENFSTSLTQRVYLPKGDALNTIVNYVDPIRKNKSKEDFKNLGITSEVKTFKIGTVRYTSSDRLQRSDTEIKVPVEIQPSDFLSRRTAVLGMTRTGKSNMVKQTVSVVKDISNKSNFPIGQLIFDINGEYANANNQDHGAISDIFKSDCVRYRMIKTEGFESLLINFYEQLEDGFLIISDKINEEKISSAQDIKTFANGMSFEKPETGDLSGSNRYNVKITIYKCLLKVAGFETENTTKISFSANPKIKCIQSFGKNINEYALGQGKTQAEVENELKKIKEPISINDALFWFIKLRENAQKLADSINKENKGSEIKKLWYEVLPSSSKDKLWLDDVDIAMLNMIVKKNSTGTAMFGYKALLSSKDYHTSSRNSDVKEEIYNHLANGKIVILDLSVGKANLREKISQDLAKYIFNKSMDIFTNNLTPPNIMIFIEEAHNLIGKRMELTETWPRVAKEGAKYKIGLVYATQEVSSVHPNILANTENWFVTHLNSENEIRELAKFYDFSDFSKSLIRAQDVGFARVKTLSSSFVVPVQIDKFDPAQWR encoded by the coding sequence ATGGATATTGTTAGTCAGGTATCAAATCAAGATTCTTTGGTAAAATTGGTACAAAAAGGAAATGAAATTGGAAGAATATTTTCAATTGATTATGAGAATGCCCTTGTATTGACAAATGATATGTGGAAAAGAAAAGTAAATGGTGTTCCTCAAAATTCTTTTTTAATTGCTACAAACATAAATCCTGACAATTATTCAAAGCAAGCTCCCTTTGATAAAGAGATTATTCTTCTTAGGGTTATAGGTTCATGCAAATTACCTCAAGATGATGATAATATTAGAACAAAACTTGATTCTATTCAGGATGCAACTTCTTTTGTAGATAATACTCAAACATTTGATAAGCTTACACAAAATATGCTTCAGTTCAGTGGCTTAGAATGTAGGGTTCTTGGAACTTTCTATATGAAAAATCAAGAATTACAACTTGGTTCTGACATTGAGAATTTTTCAACTTCTTTGACACAAAGAGTTTATTTACCTAAGGGAGATGCACTAAATACAATTGTAAACTATGTAGATCCAATACGAAAAAACAAATCAAAAGAAGATTTTAAGAATCTTGGAATAACAAGTGAAGTAAAAACATTTAAAATAGGAACGGTCCGCTATACATCATCAGATAGGTTACAACGAAGTGATACAGAAATTAAAGTACCAGTTGAAATTCAACCTTCAGATTTTTTATCTCGAAGAACTGCTGTGCTTGGAATGACAAGAACAGGTAAATCTAATATGGTGAAGCAAACAGTTTCTGTTGTAAAAGATATTTCGAATAAATCGAATTTTCCTATAGGACAATTAATTTTTGATATAAATGGCGAATATGCAAATGCTAACAACCAAGATCATGGTGCAATTTCTGATATTTTTAAAAGTGATTGTGTTCGTTATCGTATGATAAAAACTGAAGGATTCGAATCTTTGCTTATTAATTTCTATGAACAGCTGGAAGACGGTTTCCTAATTATTTCCGATAAAATAAATGAAGAAAAAATAAGTTCTGCTCAAGATATAAAAACTTTTGCCAATGGAATGTCATTTGAAAAACCTGAAACTGGGGATTTAAGTGGTAGTAATCGTTATAATGTTAAGATAACAATTTACAAATGTTTATTAAAAGTTGCCGGCTTTGAAACTGAAAATACTACTAAAATTTCATTTAGTGCAAATCCTAAAATTAAATGTATACAATCGTTTGGTAAAAACATAAATGAATACGCACTTGGACAAGGAAAGACACAAGCAGAAGTTGAGAATGAATTAAAAAAGATAAAAGAACCCATTAGTATAAATGATGCTCTTTTCTGGTTTATTAAATTACGAGAAAATGCCCAGAAACTTGCAGATTCTATAAATAAAGAAAATAAAGGTTCAGAAATAAAAAAATTATGGTATGAGGTATTGCCTTCATCTTCAAAAGATAAATTATGGCTTGATGATGTTGATATTGCAATGCTAAACATGATTGTTAAAAAGAATTCAACAGGTACAGCAATGTTTGGTTATAAAGCTTTATTGTCTTCAAAAGATTATCATACTTCATCAAGAAATTCGGATGTTAAAGAAGAAATCTATAATCATTTAGCTAACGGTAAGATTGTTATACTTGATTTATCAGTAGGGAAAGCTAATCTCAGAGAAAAGATAAGTCAAGATTTAGCCAAATATATTTTTAATAAATCAATGGATATTTTTACAAATAATCTCACTCCTCCAAATATTATGATTTTTATAGAAGAAGCTCATAACCTTATAGGTAAACGTATGGAGTTAACTGAAACTTGGCCCCGCGTTGCAAAAGAAGGGGCAAAATATAAAATAGGTCTTGTTTATGCAACTCAAGAAGTGTCATCTGTGCATCCAAATATATTGGCAAATACAGAAAACTGGTTTGTAACTCATCTTAATAGTGAAAATGAGATACGTGAACTTGCCAAATTCTATGATTTTTCTGATTTTAGTAAATCTCTTATACGAGCCCAAGATGTTGGCTTTGCTCGGGTAAAAACACTTTCAAGTTCATTTGTTGTTCCAGTTCAAATTGATAAATTTGATCCTGCTCAATGGAGATAA
- a CDS encoding BrnT family toxin, giving the protein MGKTVISENRRFEWDEEKNEINCKKHGFGFEEITDVFDDPYFLVRYDKNHSVDEERWNGIGCINGMLVLVTTFTERERIRIISAQRADNDLKEVYYDYIKKING; this is encoded by the coding sequence ATGGGTAAAACTGTTATAAGTGAAAATCGTCGTTTTGAATGGGATGAAGAAAAGAATGAAATCAACTGTAAAAAACATGGTTTCGGGTTTGAAGAGATAACGGATGTCTTTGATGATCCATATTTTCTTGTCCGATATGATAAAAATCATTCTGTTGATGAAGAAAGATGGAATGGTATAGGTTGTATAAATGGAATGTTGGTTCTTGTAACTACTTTTACGGAACGTGAACGAATTAGAATTATTTCAGCTCAAAGAGCAGATAATGATTTGAAGGAGGTCTATTATGATTACATCAAAAAAATTAACGGCTGA
- a CDS encoding BrnA antitoxin family protein, producing the protein MITSKKLTAERIAEIEKFPITYDEDSPKFSKEELQEFVPYHKEYFDITPKKVSISFKIDADILAMMKATGKGYQTRINKCLRDAVFEGRF; encoded by the coding sequence ATGATTACATCAAAAAAATTAACGGCTGAACGAATTGCAGAAATTGAGAAATTCCCTATTACCTATGATGAAGATTCTCCGAAATTCTCAAAGGAAGAATTACAGGAATTTGTTCCGTATCATAAAGAGTATTTCGACATAACACCAAAAAAGGTATCAATTTCATTTAAAATTGATGCTGATATTCTTGCAATGATGAAGGCAACTGGTAAAGGTTATCAGACAAGAATAAACAAATGTCTTAGAGATGCTGTTTTCGAAGGTAGATTTTAA
- a CDS encoding PIN domain-containing protein produces MKILIDTNIILDIVQNRKQFFDASNQIFKDCICKKHAGFITAHSISDVFFISRKSHNIESRKSIIKLLCNFFTILSERKEDFLAFVDNADWNDLEDALQMKCSGNANLDYIITRDGENGFRNSPVKIISPEDFLNLK; encoded by the coding sequence ATGAAAATATTAATTGATACAAATATTATTCTTGATATTGTTCAAAATAGAAAACAATTCTTTGATGCATCAAATCAAATTTTTAAAGATTGTATTTGTAAAAAACACGCCGGTTTTATTACAGCTCATTCAATTTCCGATGTATTCTTTATTTCCAGAAAATCTCATAATATTGAAAGCAGGAAAAGTATAATAAAACTACTTTGTAATTTTTTTACAATTTTATCAGAAAGAAAAGAAGATTTTCTTGCTTTTGTAGACAATGCAGACTGGAATGATTTGGAAGATGCACTTCAAATGAAATGCTCGGGAAATGCAAATCTGGATTATATCATTACACGAGATGGTGAAAATGGATTTAGGAATTCTCCTGTCAAAATAATTAGTCCGGAAGATTTCTTAAATCTAAAATAG
- a CDS encoding DUF3781 domain-containing protein, whose protein sequence is MEHNSEILCKNSEKIHTTEMGIEQIKRNLDLNTQDVVEWCKNKILDKRSSIIRKGKNWYISIEDIVITVNAYSYTIITAHKKKAI, encoded by the coding sequence ATGGAACATAATTCGGAAATTCTGTGTAAAAATTCAGAAAAAATTCATACAACTGAAATGGGTATTGAGCAAATAAAACGCAATCTTGATTTAAATACCCAAGATGTTGTTGAGTGGTGTAAAAATAAAATTCTTGATAAGAGAAGTTCAATAATCAGAAAAGGAAAAAATTGGTATATAAGTATTGAGGATATTGTGATAACTGTTAATGCATACAGTTATACAATAATTACAGCTCATAAGAAAAAAGCTATATGA
- a CDS encoding SAP domain-containing protein translates to MTIKEFENKYWYMSELKALAKLLEIPFHTKVRKDQLEDIIIRFLETGTVNKKNSYQSKSRNKDILNNHSYVENFSNKKETWEFINSEMDRRVRGLKPKSGAKYWLNRWIENKLSNCKKITYNDVICEYIRLNKTEGKLPQIPSCKFNNFISDYLANEKNATREDALQAWNRLKDMKAKKDYITWKKNKNT, encoded by the coding sequence ATGACAATAAAAGAATTCGAGAATAAATATTGGTACATGAGTGAACTCAAAGCATTAGCAAAATTACTTGAAATTCCTTTTCACACAAAAGTACGAAAGGATCAGCTTGAAGACATTATTATTCGATTTTTGGAAACAGGAACTGTAAACAAAAAGAATAGTTATCAGAGTAAAAGCCGGAATAAGGACATATTGAATAATCATAGTTATGTTGAAAATTTTAGCAACAAAAAAGAAACATGGGAATTCATAAATAGTGAAATGGATAGACGAGTTCGAGGATTAAAACCAAAATCAGGGGCGAAATATTGGCTTAATCGCTGGATTGAAAATAAACTTTCTAATTGCAAAAAAATAACATATAATGATGTCATTTGTGAATATATTCGTTTAAATAAAACTGAAGGAAAACTTCCGCAAATCCCGTCCTGTAAATTTAATAACTTTATAAGCGATTATTTAGCAAATGAAAAAAATGCAACACGAGAAGATGCTTTGCAAGCATGGAATAGGCTAAAAGATATGAAGGCAAAAAAAGATTATATAACATGGAAAAAGAATAAAAATACATAG
- a CDS encoding chitobiase/beta-hexosaminidase C-terminal domain-containing protein, with amino-acid sequence MKLYFVKVCSLVALLFIGCKLENHDAINASIGMENTENLSLPEITVSYKTAPSEVKTYCNELLEAGWGCDIYRLDELGTGTIVSFSCADSDVSFYYTLDGTVPTKQSLKYTNPFEIITISEIRVKAFKDNASSKVSSLKINTPYGKTQSEFKTLFAGDGLAGIYIIYEALDDHSGPNFLKQHFILDLDDGNRLSGDGIPGEGIITFDSYNQNNFMDMIGTTDIFQNNIFESQGNWKGTLWTGDLYKIDCMSDNYHKCICCSVGG; translated from the coding sequence ATGAAATTATATTTTGTTAAGGTATGTAGTCTTGTAGCATTATTGTTTATAGGATGTAAATTGGAAAATCATGATGCGATAAATGCAAGTATTGGTATGGAAAATACTGAGAATTTATCGTTGCCTGAAATTACAGTATCTTATAAAACAGCACCTTCTGAAGTAAAAACATATTGTAATGAACTACTAGAAGCAGGGTGGGGCTGTGATATTTACAGACTTGATGAATTGGGAACGGGAACAATAGTTTCTTTTTCCTGTGCTGATAGTGATGTTTCATTTTATTATACATTAGATGGAACGGTTCCGACGAAGCAGAGTTTGAAATATACTAACCCATTTGAAATCATAACTATTTCGGAAATCCGTGTAAAAGCATTTAAAGATAATGCATCAAGTAAAGTTTCAAGTCTAAAGATAAATACTCCATATGGAAAAACTCAGTCGGAATTCAAAACACTTTTTGCAGGTGATGGGTTAGCTGGTATTTATATAATCTATGAAGCCTTAGATGACCATTCCGGGCCTAATTTTTTGAAACAACATTTCATATTAGACCTTGATGATGGTAATAGGCTATCAGGTGATGGGATACCAGGTGAAGGTATAATTACATTCGATAGTTACAATCAGAATAATTTTATGGATATGATTGGTACTACGGATATTTTTCAAAATAATATTTTTGAATCTCAAGGAAATTGGAAAGGTACTTTGTGGACAGGAGATTTATACAAAATAGATTGTATGAGTGATAATTATCATAAATGTATATGTTGTTCTGTTGGTGGGTAA
- a CDS encoding TM2 domain-containing protein has protein sequence MNKFSKVTGLIAFWVELSLIIAIILLIFFQKSIAGIYFSSLDEYKDIFIVPWQEIIKNFIFLFLLGIFCLKSNSNERVYGILILYFYILITIIFDNPFSASTSFIAMSKKGVNYLAFFSAFNSAQNSILYIFILIRNISFILSAGSMIVKNESRYLEIKNDENISRKSRTSLILYSAFLGFLGIDRFYIGRTVIGIGKLLLGLITITEFFFVFRYWYSLLLVDRSVLIILLVGFVGMSVLVNSIDFILAALGRMKDSEKKLVRTW, from the coding sequence ATGAATAAGTTTTCAAAAGTTACAGGATTAATTGCATTTTGGGTAGAATTAAGTTTAATTATTGCAATAATTCTTTTAATCTTTTTTCAAAAAAGTATTGCTGGAATATATTTCTCATCCTTAGATGAGTATAAAGATATATTTATTGTTCCATGGCAAGAAATTATTAAGAATTTTATTTTTTTATTTTTACTGGGAATTTTCTGTTTAAAAAGTAATTCAAATGAAAGAGTTTATGGAATTCTAATACTTTATTTTTATATTCTCATAACAATAATATTTGATAATCCTTTTTCGGCTTCTACCTCATTTATCGCTATGTCAAAGAAAGGGGTAAATTACCTTGCCTTTTTTTCTGCATTTAATTCTGCACAAAATTCCATTTTATATATATTTATTCTGATAAGAAATATTTCTTTTATTTTATCAGCGGGTAGTATGATTGTAAAAAACGAAAGCCGATATTTAGAGATAAAAAATGATGAAAACATTTCACGAAAAAGTAGAACTTCTTTAATACTTTATTCTGCATTTTTAGGTTTTTTAGGAATTGATAGATTTTATATAGGACGAACGGTAATAGGTATTGGAAAATTATTACTGGGATTGATTACTATTACGGAATTTTTCTTCGTTTTTCGCTATTGGTATTCACTTCTTCTTGTAGATAGAAGTGTGCTTATTATATTATTAGTAGGTTTTGTAGGTATGTCAGTGCTGGTAAATAGCATAGATTTCATTCTTGCAGC